A window of Zingiber officinale cultivar Zhangliang chromosome 5A, Zo_v1.1, whole genome shotgun sequence contains these coding sequences:
- the LOC121980537 gene encoding MADS-box transcription factor 26-like isoform X1: MVRGKVQLRRVENPVHRQVTFCKRRAGLLKKARELSVLCDADIGIMIFSAHGKLYELATKGTMESLIKRYKMSSEESQNHVSAAVNPPQDSEREIFRLKQEINVLQNSLGHLFGEGSPGHGQMNLDELYILERHLEIWMDHIRTMKTQIMLQEIESLKNKGGILKATNEFLQEKIVEQNGLNDVAPMMVQPNGHFEMSPITVADYMNAYPLTIQDQFNNFWGPETGFS, encoded by the exons ATGGTGCGAGGCAAGGTGCAACTCAGGCGTGTCGAGAACCCGGTCCACCGGCAGGTAACCTTTTGCAAGCGTCGGGCAGGACTACTGAAGAAAGCCCGTGAGTTGTCAGTGTTGTGTGACGCTGACATCGGCATCATGATCTTCTCTGCCCATGGCAAGCTCTATGAATTGGCTACAAAGGG GACAATGGAAAGCTTGATTAAGAGGTACAAGATGTCATCTGAAGAAAGTCAAAACCATGTGAGTGCTGCTGTGAATCCACCTCAG GATTCTGAACGAGAGATTTTTCGGCTGAAACAAGAGATCAATGTTCTGCAAAACAGTCTGGG GCACCTTTTTGGAGAAGGAAGCCCTGGCCATGGGCAGATGAACCTTGATGAATTGTACATATTGGAAAGGCACCTTGAGATTTGGATGGACCACATTAGGACCATGAAG ACGCAGATCATGCTCCAAGAGATTGAATCCCTGAAGAACAAG GGGGGTATACTGAAAGCCACCAATGAATTCCTTCAAGAGAAG ATTGTGGAGCAAAATGGGCTTAATGATGTAGCCCCAATGATGGTCCAACCCAATGGGCATTTTGAGATGTCCCCAATCACAGTTGCTGACTACATGAATGCTTACCCACTGACTATACAGGACCAATTTAACAATTTTTGGGGGCCCGAAACGGGTTTCTCCTGA
- the LOC121980537 gene encoding MADS-box transcription factor 26-like isoform X2, with the protein MVRGKVQLRRVENPVHRQVTFCKRRAGLLKKARELSVLCDADIGIMIFSAHGKLYELATKGTMESLIKRYKMSSEESQNHDSEREIFRLKQEINVLQNSLGHLFGEGSPGHGQMNLDELYILERHLEIWMDHIRTMKTQIMLQEIESLKNKGGILKATNEFLQEKIVEQNGLNDVAPMMVQPNGHFEMSPITVADYMNAYPLTIQDQFNNFWGPETGFS; encoded by the exons ATGGTGCGAGGCAAGGTGCAACTCAGGCGTGTCGAGAACCCGGTCCACCGGCAGGTAACCTTTTGCAAGCGTCGGGCAGGACTACTGAAGAAAGCCCGTGAGTTGTCAGTGTTGTGTGACGCTGACATCGGCATCATGATCTTCTCTGCCCATGGCAAGCTCTATGAATTGGCTACAAAGGG GACAATGGAAAGCTTGATTAAGAGGTACAAGATGTCATCTGAAGAAAGTCAAAACCAT GATTCTGAACGAGAGATTTTTCGGCTGAAACAAGAGATCAATGTTCTGCAAAACAGTCTGGG GCACCTTTTTGGAGAAGGAAGCCCTGGCCATGGGCAGATGAACCTTGATGAATTGTACATATTGGAAAGGCACCTTGAGATTTGGATGGACCACATTAGGACCATGAAG ACGCAGATCATGCTCCAAGAGATTGAATCCCTGAAGAACAAG GGGGGTATACTGAAAGCCACCAATGAATTCCTTCAAGAGAAG ATTGTGGAGCAAAATGGGCTTAATGATGTAGCCCCAATGATGGTCCAACCCAATGGGCATTTTGAGATGTCCCCAATCACAGTTGCTGACTACATGAATGCTTACCCACTGACTATACAGGACCAATTTAACAATTTTTGGGGGCCCGAAACGGGTTTCTCCTGA